Proteins encoded within one genomic window of Arachis ipaensis cultivar K30076 chromosome B08, Araip1.1, whole genome shotgun sequence:
- the LOC107613687 gene encoding nucleolar protein 58 isoform X2 — protein MSSRDTNGGALPTKKLEILERGEEDDSPPTSKRDSRKAREDSESDSETERKHKSSLRRKSRRDSSDSEDEKSRRRKRKSRRRYSSDESSDSGSDSASDSEEGESESSGSEYSDSESESEGERRERKRREKRRRREKEEERERRKRKREKEKKRRKKEKEEERRKKEKRKMKKKEKKERGKKGAVTNLWGKYGVIRETDMWTKRPEFTAWLAEVKQVNLENLANWEEKQMFKQFMEDHNTATFPSKKYYNLDAYYRRQMEKDMKKGIKKVRASERTVFNDEEQRRQELLQAREKHKEEQVIALKHSMQSGMAQAMKEQAQLREEMAYQYKLGNFEAAAAIQRSFMVIMPS, from the exons ATGTCGTCGAGAGACACCAACGGAGGCGCTCTGCCGACGAAGAAGCTGGAAATCTTAGAGAGAGGCGAAGAAGACGATTCTCCACCAACGTCGAAGAGAGATTCCCGGAAAGCGCGGGAAGATTCGGAATCAGACTCGGAAACGGAGAGAAAGCACAAGAGCAGTTTGAGGAGGAAATCGCGACGAGATAGTTCGGATTCAGAGGATGAGAAATCGCGTAGGAGGAAGAGGAAGTCGCGGAGGAGGTACAGCAGCGACGAGAGCTCCGATTCCGGTTCGGATTCAGCTTCGGATTCGGAGGAGGGAGAGTCGGAGAGTTCAGGTTCGGAGTATTCGGATTCGGAGTCGGAGAGCGAaggagagaggagggagaggaagaggagagagaagagaaggaggagagagaaggaggaagagcgagagaggaggaagaggaagagggagaaagagaagaagagaaggaagaaggagaaggaggaggagagaaggaagaaggagaagcggaagatgaagaagaaagagaagaaggagagaGGGAAGAAAGGTGCAGTCACAAATTTGTGGGGAAAATATGGTGTCATAAGAGAAACTGATATGTG GACCAAACGACCAGAGTTCACTGCATGGTTGGCAGAAGTAAAGCAG GTGAATCTTGAGAATCTGGCGAATTGGGAAGAAAAGCAGATGTTCAAACA ATTCATGGAGGATCACAACACAGCTACCTTCCCTTCCAAAAA GTACTACAACCTCGATGCTTATTACAGACGTCAAATGGAAAAGGATATGAAGAAAGGTATTAAGAAGGTCCGGGCATCAGAACGTACTGTTTTTAACGATGAAGAACAGCGCAG GCAAGAATTGTTGCAAGCACGTGAAAAGCATAAGGAAGAGCAAGTGATTGCTTTGAAGCACTCTATGCAAAGTGGAATG GCACAGGCAATGAAAGAGCAAGCTCAACTGAGGGAGGAAATGGCATACCAATACAAGCTTGGTAACTTTGAG GCTGCTGCTGCTATCCAGAGAAG TTTCATGGTGATCATGCCTTCATGA
- the LOC107613687 gene encoding nucleolar protein 58 isoform X1, producing the protein MSSRDTNGGALPTKKLEILERGEEDDSPPTSKRDSRKAREDSESDSETERKHKSSLRRKSRRDSSDSEDEKSRRRKRKSRRRYSSDESSDSGSDSASDSEEGESESSGSEYSDSESESEGERRERKRREKRRRREKEEERERRKRKREKEKKRRKKEKEEERRKKEKRKMKKKEKKERGKKGAVTNLWGKYGVIRETDMWTKRPEFTAWLAEVKQVNLENLANWEEKQMFKQFMEDHNTATFPSKKYYNLDAYYRRQMEKDMKKGIKKVRASERTVFNDEEQRRQELLQAREKHKEEQVIALKHSMQSGMAQAMKEQAQLREEMAYQYKLGNFEAAAAIQRRLDPDAAL; encoded by the exons ATGTCGTCGAGAGACACCAACGGAGGCGCTCTGCCGACGAAGAAGCTGGAAATCTTAGAGAGAGGCGAAGAAGACGATTCTCCACCAACGTCGAAGAGAGATTCCCGGAAAGCGCGGGAAGATTCGGAATCAGACTCGGAAACGGAGAGAAAGCACAAGAGCAGTTTGAGGAGGAAATCGCGACGAGATAGTTCGGATTCAGAGGATGAGAAATCGCGTAGGAGGAAGAGGAAGTCGCGGAGGAGGTACAGCAGCGACGAGAGCTCCGATTCCGGTTCGGATTCAGCTTCGGATTCGGAGGAGGGAGAGTCGGAGAGTTCAGGTTCGGAGTATTCGGATTCGGAGTCGGAGAGCGAaggagagaggagggagaggaagaggagagagaagagaaggaggagagagaaggaggaagagcgagagaggaggaagaggaagagggagaaagagaagaagagaaggaagaaggagaaggaggaggagagaaggaagaaggagaagcggaagatgaagaagaaagagaagaaggagagaGGGAAGAAAGGTGCAGTCACAAATTTGTGGGGAAAATATGGTGTCATAAGAGAAACTGATATGTG GACCAAACGACCAGAGTTCACTGCATGGTTGGCAGAAGTAAAGCAG GTGAATCTTGAGAATCTGGCGAATTGGGAAGAAAAGCAGATGTTCAAACA ATTCATGGAGGATCACAACACAGCTACCTTCCCTTCCAAAAA GTACTACAACCTCGATGCTTATTACAGACGTCAAATGGAAAAGGATATGAAGAAAGGTATTAAGAAGGTCCGGGCATCAGAACGTACTGTTTTTAACGATGAAGAACAGCGCAG GCAAGAATTGTTGCAAGCACGTGAAAAGCATAAGGAAGAGCAAGTGATTGCTTTGAAGCACTCTATGCAAAGTGGAATG GCACAGGCAATGAAAGAGCAAGCTCAACTGAGGGAGGAAATGGCATACCAATACAAGCTTGGTAACTTTGAG GCTGCTGCTGCTATCCAGAGAAGGTTGGATCCTGATGCTGCTTTGTAG
- the LOC107613844 gene encoding choline transporter-like protein 2, translated as MRGPLGAVIGRYSSSDGTTPVGGIIRHNRKCSDIAVLVIFIAFWISMIVNSSFGFNQGNPLRLTYGLDYKGNVCGDKHAGLHEVELLYWLNPNQVYQSGLKDSKLKLVDARSICLLDCPVPSEDSLNWVCDYPEGDIRLSMDDWIDSNYNYYEYLTPEMRNSSLQLQGPCYPVIFPSVNVYWTCQFIARASNVSLNHWQQMGGVSINEDIVIDKSIHKYINSRSAVLKRYMADIGKSWPVLIVCGGIIPLFLSVIWLLMIRYFVTAMPWVTVVFFNLLMVSVTMFYYLKVGWIGNNAISPIIGEHDPYIHVSGRELTHLRIGTIMMTFITIVAILTSIAIVRRILMGTSVLKVAAKVIGEVRALITFPVIPYCILAVFYMFWISAALHLFSSGQVVQNNCNSNCCAYDLLEKKVNCDRCCGYSIRYTPHIGIAILFHLFGCYWATQFFIACSSTVIAGSVASYYWARGENSQEIPLLSVISSMKRLMRYNLGSVALGSLTVSFVESIRLLLESMRRKLKVSSYEPDNWIGKAAYRSSQFFLRCIGWIIKSVNRNAYIIIAITGESFFRSSAIATELIMNNILRIGRVNVIGDVILFLGKLCVSLSSAVFAFLMLDTHKYRAAHNKITSPLLPVLVCWVLGYIVATLFFGVVEMSIDTIILSYCQDSEENGTAQYAPPLLMETLNNDQNETQRLTQGSQ; from the exons ATGAGGGGTCCTTTGGGTGCAGTCATAGGAAGATACTCATCAAGTGATGGAACCACCCCAGTTGGTGGGATCATAAGGCACAACAGAAAATGCAGCGACATTGCTGTTCTTGTTATCTTCATAGCATTCTGGATTTCCATGATTGTAAACTCTAGCTTTGGTTTCAACCAAGGCAACCCTTTGAG GCTTACTTATGGGCTGGATTACAAAGGAAATGTGTGTGGGGACAAGCATGCAGGGCTTCATGAAGTTGAGCTATTGTACTGGCTAAATCCTAATCAGGTATATCAAAGTGGATTGAAGGATAGCAAGCTAAAACTGGTCGACGCTCGCAGCATATGCTTGTTGGACTGCCCTGTACCTTCTGAAGATTCACTTAATTGGGTGTGTGATTATCCCGAAGGAGACATTCGTCTTAGTATGGATGATTGGATTGATAGCAACTATAATTATTATGAGTACCTTACACCGGAAATGAGAAACTCCTCTCTTCAACTTCAGGGCCCCTGTTATCCTGTCATATTTCCTAGTGTAAATG TTTACTGGACTTGCCAATTCATTGCTCGTGCATCAAATGTGTCATTAAACCATTGGCAGCAGATGGGTGGAGTTAGCATCAATGAAGACATTGTTATTGATAAGTCTATTCACAAGTATATCAACTCTCGGTCAGCCGTCTTAAAG AGATACATGGCTGACATAGGAAAGTCATGGCCTGTGCTGATTGTTTGTGGGGGGATTATACCTCTTTTTCTATCCGTGATTTGGCTGCTGATGATTCGGTATTTTGTCACTGCAATGCCTTGGGTGACAGTGGTTTTCTTTAATCTCCTAATGGTATCAGTCACAATGTTCTACTACCTGAAAG TTGGATGGATAGGAAATAATGCTATTTCCCCCATCATTGGCGAGCATGATCCTTACATTCATGTATCTGGGAGG GAGCTGACTCATCTACGCATTGGCACTATAATGATGACATTTATAACAATTGTTGCAATTCTGACATCAATTGCTATTGTCCGACGCATCCTTATGGGAACTTCTGTCCTTAAG GTTGCTGCAAAAGTGATAGGAGAAGTTCGAGCGCTCATCACTTTTCCAGTCATACCGTATTGTATTCTTGCAGTGTTCTACATGTTCTGGATTTCTGCTGCTCTCCATTTGTTCAGCTCTGGTCAGGTTGTTCAAAACAACTGTAATTCTAATTGCTGCGCATATGATCTCCTTGAGAAAAAGGTGAACTGTGATCGTTGTTGCGGATATAGCATTCGTTACACACCACATATTGGAATCGCCATCCTTTTTCATCTATTTGGGTGTTACTGGGCCACACAATTCTTCATAGCATGCTCATCAACAGTGATTGCTGGATCTGTTGCCTCTTATTATTGGGCACGTGGTGAAAATTCT CAAGAAATCCCTCTTCTTTCAGTCATTTCCTCCATGAAGAGGCTTATGCGTTACAATCTGGGTTCTGTGGCTCTTGGCTCTCTGACTGTATCATTTGTAGAGTCGATCCGCCTTTTGCTTGAATCCATGCGTCGCAAACTAAAAGTCTCCAGTTATGAGCCTGACAACTGGATTGGCAAGGCTGCATACCGATCTTCTCAATTTTTTCTAAGGTGTATTGGATGGATCATCAAATCAGTGAATCGAAATGCATACATAATC ATTGCTATAACAGGTGAAAGTTTCTTCAGATCTTCTGCTATTGCAACAGAATTGATTATGAATAACATCCTGCGGATCGGACGTGTCAATGTGATTGGAGATGTTATTTTGTTCCTTGGAAAACTATGTGTTAGTCTCTCAAGTGCTGTTTTTGCATTCCTCATGTTGGATACACACAAGTATAGAGCTGCACATAACAAGATCACATCCCCACTCTTGCCTGTTCTG GTTTGCTGGGTTCTTGGGTACATTGTTGCAACGCTTTTCTTTGGAGTTGTCGAGATGTCAATTGATACCATCATTCTCTCATACTGCCAGGATTCAGAAGAGAATGGAACAGCACAGTATGCTCCACCCCTTCTCATGGAAACTCTCAACAATGACCAAAATGAGACGCAAAGGCTTACACAAGGATCCCAATGA